One Stratiformator vulcanicus genomic window, ATCGAGAGTGTTCTGAGCCAGAACTACCCGCGGCTTGAATACATCGTGCAGGACGGCGGTTCGACCGACGATTCTGTCGAGGTGATTCGCTTCTACGAAACGGGCCTCACAAAGTGGGTCAGTGCCCCCGACGGCGGTCAGGCCGACGCGATCGTCAAAGGTTTCGAGAAGACCTCCGGCGAACTGATGGGCTGGGTGAACTCCGACGATCTGCTGCTGCCCGGCGCTCTCAATGCTGCGGCCAATTACCTTTGCGAACATCCCGAGATCGACGTCGTATACGGGCATCGCATTCTGATCGATGTCGAGGACCGCGAGATCGGACGTTGGGTGCTGCCCCCTCATTGCAGCCGCACCCTGCGGTGGTTCGACTACGTTCCGCAGGAAACGCTGATCTGGCGGCGATCGCTGTGGGATCGCGTTGGCGGCATCGACCCCGACTTCCGCTTTGCGCTCGACTGGGATTTGCTGCTTCGCTTTATCGATGCCGGGGCGAACTTTGCGCGCCTGCCGCGCTTCATGGGCGGGTTTCGTGTGCATGAAGAACAGAAGTCGCACGCGTGGGCGCAGTCGGTCGGTAAGCCCGAGGTGAAAAAACTGCGGCAGCGCCATCTCGGATTCGCCCCCTCGCCCAGCTATGTGGGCGTTCGCTGCGCGAAGTATCTATTCAGCCACATCGCCTACGACGGTCTCTACCGCGCCGGAATGCTGCGTTCCTAACAAACAAGCCCGCAGCGCCAGCAAGGGACCCAATTTTGTGGCCCCCATTACGCGACGACCGGCATACCCGCTACGAAGGCCGCAGCCCGGCCCCAAAAGTGCCGAAATCAAGGTGTTTAGGGCAGCGTCACGGCTTCACCTTTGACACCCGGCCGCAACTCGCGAACAATCCAATCATCAACAACTGCTAATTTGAGTTGGAGCTTTCGATATGACTTCTCCCTCCCGCCGAGATTTTCTGGCCACTACGTCTGCCGTTGCCGGGGCCGCTGCGCTCGCCGGCCCCGCCTCGGCTGCCAAATCGGATGCCAATGATCGCATCCGCGTGGCGGTTATCGGTGTTCGCAATCGGGGCAAGAATCACATCGAGGCGCTGGCGAAAGCCGCTGAGGATGACAATGTCGAGATCGCCGCGATCTGCGATTGTCACCTCGAATTTGCAGAAAAGGCGGCGGACAAAGCCGAGGAACTCGTCGGCTATCGCCCGCGAGTTGAACAGGATTTGCGGAAGATTATGGACGACGCGTCGATCGACGCCGTCACGATCGCGACACCCAATCACTGGCATGCCCTCGCCACCGTGTGGGCGTGTGAAGCGGGCAAAGACGTCTACGTCGAGAAGCCCGGTACGCAGAACTTTGACGAAGGCGAAAAGGTGGTCGCCGCCGCCCGCCAGAATAGCCGAATCGTGCAGCATGGGACCCAATGCCGCGGCAGCGCGAACATTCAAGAGGGCATGCAGAAGCTGAAGGAAGGCGTCATCGGCCGCCCCTACATGGCCCGCATGATCAACTACAAGTTCCGGGGGAAGCCGCTCGGCAAGCACAGCAAACGACCCGTGCCGAAGGAACTCGACTGGGACCTGTGGTGCGGACCGGGTCCGCTCGTCGAGTACTCGAACTTCAATTTCTACCGCAATAACTGGACGTGGGACTTCGGCGTCGGCGACCTCGGCAACCAGGGCGTGCATCAACTCGACATGGTCCGCTGGGGCCTGGGGCTTGATCGCAATCCCGACCGCGTGCAGGCCATGGGGGGCAATCTGGTCTATCCAGACAGCGATATCGAAACCCCCAACACGCTGGCCTGTTCCTACGAGTGGGGCAATGGTGACGACAAGCTCATGGTCACCGCCGAGACCCGCGAGGGCTGCACCAATGTCGAAGGCGGCATGGGCACGAAGTACCCCTTCGTCGATCACAAGAACGCCGTCGGCGTCATCTTCTACGGCACCGAAGGCTACATGCAGATCGCCGACTACAGCAGCTATCGCACCTTCCTCGGACGCGAACGCACGCCCGGCCCTTACGCCGCGGTCGAAGGTGCCCCGATGATGGACGCCGACCACGTGATCAATTGGGTCAAGTGCATCCGCAGTCGCCGCAAGGAGGACCTCGCCGCCGAAATCGCCGAGGGGGTGCTCTCCAGCAATCTGTGTCACCTGGGTAACGTCGCCTATCGAGCGGGGCAGACTTTGGAGCTGACCGGCGGAGATTTCTCCAACAAGTCCTCTCTGGAGCAGTACCTCACGCGAGACGAGTATCGCGCCCCCTATCAAATGCCACAGGTCATTTGAGGCCCCAATGCGAACGAGGCGTGTCAGCGATTGCTGTGCACCTCTTTCGCTGCGCGTTCTTCGATTCGACGGGCGAACTGTTTCGCGAATTGATTGTTTCGCGAATTTGGAGTCATGCGCTGGTGCAGTTTGTCGATCGGAATGAGAGATTCGCGCCGTGAGAGCGTAATCCCTTGCTGGCGCTGCGGGCTTGTGTGATGCGCGCGTGTTCCCGGCCCTTAGATCGTCATGGCCGAGAAGCCGCCGTCGACGGCGAGGTTGTGGCCAGTCATGAAGCTGCCCGCTCCCGGCGCGGCTAATAGCAGGACGGCCCCGGCGAGTTCCTCCGGCTCACCGAAGCGAGCCATCGGCGTGTGACCGAGAATCTTCTCAACACGCTCCGGCGACAATATTTTGCGGTTCTGCTCGGCGGGGAAGAAGCCGGGGGAGAGCGCGTTGACGCGGATGCCGTGCGGGGCCCACTCACGGGCGAGGTTGAGCGTCAGATTCAGCACCGCGGCCTTTGAGGCGGAATAGGTGAAGACGCGCGACAGCGGGGTGATCGCCGACATCGACGCGATGTTGATAATCGAACCGGCGACCTTCCGCTCGAGCATTTGCGCCCCGAACACCTGACACGCCTGCCGGACGGAATTGAGATTCACTCGGAAGATGCGATCCCACTCGTCGTCGCTGATCTCAAGAAACGGCGTGGCCGAGTTGATCCCGGCGGCATTGACGAGCACATCGCACTGCCGATCTTCGGCGACCAGATGATCGGCAATCTTTTGCAGGTCCTCGCGTCTTGTGGCGTCGGCGGTGAAAAGCTCAGCCGAGGCATCGACGGCCTCAACTGCCTCAACGTTCTCCTGCCCCTTGGCTTCACCTCGGCCCACAAGAACACAATGCGCCCCCGCCCGGGCCAGCGTGACACCGATCGCCCCGCCGAGCACGCCGGTACCGCCAATCACGACGGCCGTTTTGCCGGAGAGGGAAAATAGATTGTGGAGATACTCGGGTTGGGCCATAACTTTGCGCGGTTAGCGTTTAGCTGTTAGCGATTAGCTCGCGAGGAAATATCGATTTTGAACTCGCAAATGCTAACAGCTAACTGCTAATGGCCAACAGCTTACCCCACAAACTCCACATCGACCGGGTCTTGAGCCCCTCAACGAGCGGCGGTTGGGGGTGCTGACCGGATGAAATCATCCCGCTTCCACAATGGTGGTAAGTTCCTCCCCCTCAACTGACAGACTGAGAACCCTCGCTAGCGGGTCCGCCTCCTTTAACGCGGCAACACATGCCCGAATGGCTTCTTCAAGACTGTCCGCTTCGACATGGCAACTGATGTCAGCGCGACCATTGGAGATGCCGGGTGTCATATCTTGCACGCCGGTTTCGAGCAGCCGCTGGATGAAGTCCTCGTTGACAATATCGCTGCTGTCGACGAACAGAGTGAAATGATATTCCTTCACGATTCTTCTCCCGGCTGGCATCGGCAATTGTTCACGGCCCGCCGAATGTCCTTCGCATGCGCGTGCGGATTTCGTGGGGTCGAGTAAACCGGTCGTTGGCACGTCCCCCCGTCACATCGAAGCATACCGAAACTGTGGCCCCGCTTGCTCGCATGCAGCGTCCAGCCACGGCTGAAGGCGTACTCGATGGCGTCGGAAATTTCTTTTCTCTGATGATGCTTGGCCATTGGAGTCTTCGGGGCATCATTGGCCAAGGCGGCGTTATACACGGTGTCGCGTCGGGAATCGCTTACTATTCCAAGGTGAACAACGACGGCGTTGCTCTGTCAGCCCTCGGCTCAATGCCTTCTCCCCAGCCGCGATTTCGCGCTCTCAACCAATAAATTCCACTTCCACCGGGTTCGGAATCACCCCCGCCTCATAGCCGCGTTTGAGGAGCAGTCGCACCGCTTCGCGGCCCTTGTCGCCAAAGTCGATCGTCCAGTCGTTGACGTACATCCCGACGAACTTGTCGTTGCGGGCTTCGTCGAGATCGCGACCGTATTTGGCGGCGTGGGCGAGGGCTTCCTGCCGGTGTTCAAGCCCGTATTCGATCGACTGCTTGAGGTAGGCGGTGACCTCTTCCATTACTTCGGGGCCGAGGTCTTTGCGGATGGCGTTCGCCCCCAACGGCAGCGGAAGGCCCGTGTCCTCCTGCCACCACACGCCGAGATCGACGATGAGCTTCAGCCCCTGATCACCGTAAGTGAGCTGGCCTTCGTGGATGATCAGCCCCGCGTCGCAGTCGCCCCGTTCGACGACATCAAGAATCGTGTCGAATTCGTGGACCTCATGCGTGAAGTCGTCGCCGAGGAGCAGTTTCAGAGCGAGGAACGCGGTCGTGTAGGTCCCCGGGACGGCGATCTTCTTGCCGCGGAGGTCGCCGATCGACCACGCTTCCTTAGCCACGACCATCGGCCCGTAGCCGTCACCCATGCTGGCGCCGCAGTTGCAGACGGCGTATTTGTCGGTGAGGTAGGCGTAGCCGTGCAGGCTGACGGCGGTCAGCTCCAACTCGCCCGTGAAAGCCCGGCGGTTCAAAGATTCAATGTCCTGCAGCTCGTGCGTGAAGCGGTAGCGGCCCGTGTCGATCTTGTCATTGGCGAGCGCGTGAAACATGAACGCGTCGTCGGGATCGGGACTGTGTCCGACGCGGATGAGGAGTTCGTCCGTGGAGCGGTCGTCTGTCGCGGTAGTCATGGCAAATTCTGCTGGGGTTGATGGAACGCGGAAGTGTAGCGTGTACCCGCAAAAAGGTGGACCGTACAAAGGCCCGTTTAGCCGCGACCGCCAGGGAGCGCTGCCTTGATAGCGAGCATTCTAGAGCGAAATCCCTTGCTGGCGCTGCGGGCTTGTTGGGGGAAGCGAAACATTGCCTGTCCTGAGCAAATGACCGATAATTGCCGGTGACCATTAACGGGAGAAAGCGATGCCCACGATCGTAGCCGACGAAAACCTGCATGAAACACTGCGCGGAGTGACCGAGCGGGTCGAAGTCCGCGACGCCAGCGGAAAACTTCTCGGTCAGTTCACACCGATCGATCCTGCATTCGCGAAAGCGATCGCGGAGATTGACTGGGATGAGATTGATCGCAAAAAGGCCAACCCGGGTGCGATGTACACCTTTGACGAGATGTGGGAGCGGATTCGGCAACGCTAGGCTGGCAAATGACCAGGTTCACCGTCATCTACGAGCAAGAAGCGGAAGAACAGTTAGCGAGTCTCTGGCTGAGTCACTTCGACCGGGACGAGGTGGCTGAAGCATCACGTTCCATTGATGTTCGGCTGCGTGACGATCCCCGCCGCAACGGTACCCCGATCGGCAACAAACGAGATGAACTCGGCTGCCAAGCCGGTCCGCTCATCGCCATCTACACAATTTCAGATGGCGACATGCTTGTTCAAGTCTGGAAGATTATGCTGGTTGCCAACTGAATGGCCTTGCGCTACAAACGCTGCTTTACGGACGTAAAAAGATACGCCGCGCCGTTGCACTACACCTGCTGCTCGCCCTCCTCTTTTCTCTCACCTCTCGCCACTAACCCATCACCTTTTTCTCAATGATTCTCCTCGGCGTCCGCAGTCTCACCCGGCAGTTCGACCGCGATCCGGTCTTCGCGAACGTCACGTTCGACGTGAAGGTGGGGGAACGCATCGGACTCGTTGGCCCCAACGGAACCGGCAAAAGTACCCTCCTGAAGTGCATCACCGGTGAGGACCACCCCGATTCCGGCAACGTGGAGTCCCCCGGGCACGTCACCATTTCGATGCTGGAGCAGGAACCCGACTTTCCCCCGGAGCGAACGCTGCTCGAAGAAGCCAAGGCCGGGCTGCAACACCTCTACGATCTACAGCACGAGGCCGAAGAACTGGCCGTCAAAATGGCTGATGCTCACGGCACTCCCGATGAAGACGCGATCCACGAACGCTACGACCACCTGCAAGAAGAACTGACCCGGCTCGACGCCTACAACGTCGACTACCGCATCGACGAAGTGCTGCACGGCCTCGGGTTTTCCGATGAAGACTTTGATCGGCCGCTCTCGACGTTCTCCGGCGGTCAGCAGAACCGGGTGTTGCTGGCCCGAATTCTGCTCCGCGCACCCGATGTGATGCTGCTCGATGAGCCGACGAACCATCTCGACATCGCCAGCACCGAATGGCTCGAAGAATTCTTGACCCGTGATAATCGCGCATTCGTGCTGGTCAGCCATGACCGCTATTTCCTCGACCGCGTGACGAATCGCATCGTCGAACTGCACCGCGGCAAGGCCTCGCTCTATAAAGGCAACTTCACCGACTATCGCCGCCAGCGGGAAGAGCGCAACAAATTGAATGAGCGAACGTCCGAGAAACAGGCCGACACGGTCGCGCGGATGCAGACATTCGTCGATAAAAATCGCTACGGCCAAAAGGGCCGGCAGGCTCAGGATCGTCTTAAGAAAATGGAGCGGATCGAGCAGGTCGAGTCGATGGATGACTTCGACGAAATCCACATGAATTTCGGTCAGGCCTCCCGCACCGGCGACATGGTGCTGGAAGCGAAGGGGCTGACAAAAGGCTATGACGACGGTCCATTATTTAAGGACCTTTCCATTCGTATCGAACGCGGTGATCGCATCGGACTCGTCGGCCCGAACGGCTGCGGCAAGAGCACACTCTTAAAGACGATCTTGAACGTTGAAGAGCCGGACGCCGGGTCGGTGCGTTTCGGCACCAATGTTGAGGTTGGCTACTACGACCAGCAACTCAGTAGTGTCTCGCCGGAGGTCGACGCGGTCGAAGCGGTGCGCCCACCGAAGAACTTCGACTTCTCCCCCGGCATGGCCCGAAATCTTCTCGCGAAGTTCGGCGTCAAAGGCGATCTCGGCCTGCAAAAAATCAGTGCGATGAGCGGGGGCGAAAAGAGCCGGGTCGCGCTGGCTCGACTCGCGGCGCTGAACATTAATGTAATGGTCCTTGACGAACCAACCAACCACCTCGACCTGTGGGCTCGCGATTCACTGGAACGGGCATTAAAGGCGTTCGGCGGCACCTTAATGATCGTCAGCCACGACCGATACTTCCTCGACCAAATCGCCAACCGGGTGCTGGTCTGGGAGCAGGGAGAGTGGATCGAGCATGAGGGCAATTACACGGCTTACGTCGCCTTTCGAGACGCGATCAATGCGCAACCCGACAGCGAGCAGTCTGCCAAGAAGGCGAAGAAGGAAAAGAAGCAGCCCGAGCCTTCCAAATCGGAACAGAAGCCGAAGCGGCGGTTTCCCTATCGGCCCGTCGAAGATATTGAATCTGACGTCACGCGGCAGGAAGAACTAATCGCCTCGCTCGAAGCCGATATGGTGCGGCCCGATGTCTTGAAGAACCCCAAGGAACTTCAATCCGTGCAGCATGAGTATCACGACGCAAGGTCTAAACTCTCCGACTTGATGGCAGCTTGGGAAGAAGCGTTAGAGCTCAACGCATAGTCCGGTTTGACGATAATCTGCCGCGAAAATTGTGATTCCGTTCTAAAACCACTGATAGACATACTCATCGAATTGCGCTCGTGCTTTGCGACGAGCTTCGATGTCAATAAAGGTGTCGAGTTCGTCTCGCATTTCAGTCAGCCGCGCCTCTAATTGTTCGGTCGCGAATTGATGTCGGTCCCAGGGCTCGGTCGGGCAGCGGCTCCGAAATTCTTCAAGTCGTTCGGAGAGAATCGCGCGAGCGCCCTCACGGATCACGGCGTTGTCGCTTTGCAGCGCCGCGGGGAGCGCGAGCAGGCCGCCGTCGTCGATCGGGTGGACGCTGAGCTGAACGGCCGGAGCGGGGTCGCCGGCGAGGATGCGACGGACGTTATAGGAATGCGCGAGGTAGTCGACCGGGGCGACCACGAATAAATAGATCATCAGGGCCAACGTCCATAGTTGCCGGCGAATCAGCCAGATGAAGCTGCGACCTCGCGAAATTTTATAAACGACGAGTGCGAAACCGATAACGACCGCGGTGACCCCGAGGAACCCGACGACTCTCATGCGGGTCATGCCGTTGAAGTCAACATAAATCATCAGTCGATGATACACCGCCACGGCCAGCAAAAAATTGAGCGCCGACCAAACCCATGCTAGTCTTAACAGAACTAACTTGCGCGGTTCATCAACACCATGGCCGCGGAACATCCATGAAAGCGTCGCGGTCGCCAATGCCAAAGCGACGGTCAACCACGCCGCCCCCTCATGTGCGTAACCACTGTAGTGAAAGCCGGACGGGAACTCGCGGAACCACAACGTCTTAAATTCGAAGGCAAGATAGACCGTGAACAACGCGACCAGCGCGATGAGCGTATTGCGATAGGCGGCATGGTAGAGCGCTGGCGCCGTGGTCGTCGTTATCTCGGCGGGCGTTTCGTGCGACGAAAATTTTCCGAGAGAGTCCAAAAATGCAGGCCACACCAATGGGCGGACCAATCCGATAAAAATGATCGCCACAATGCACCAGAAAATGATCTGTGACCCTTGCGGGCAATAGGCCGCGAGGGTGCTCCAGATATGCTCAACAAATAGTTGAACCCGTTCGTTGATTGCGTGCGCGAGGTCGGGGTTCGCCATTAAAAATATGATTCCGAAGACCAAGACAGCGAGCATTGGCATCAGCAGTGACCAAGTCGCCGAGCGGCTGGGGCGGGCAAAGTTGGCAAAGCGTCCCGTCCGGTAATCAATCAAGCCGAGAAAGCCGGCGGGGACGAGTTGAGCCACGAAGGGAATGAAATCGCCAATGCACGGCGCTCGGCCTGCGATCGCCAGTCCGAATCCAATGATGAAGAATGCACCGGCAGCAATTAGCGCGTCAGACCCGAGCCACGACAGTCGAGCTGATAGCAATAAGATCAAACCGAACAGCAGAAGCGTCCACCCCGACCATGCCCGGCGGCGCGAAGCGACGAACATTAGTGGGGCAAGCAGGGCGAACGATACCGCCCAACCGGAGTACCCGCCTCCGCGATAAATCGTAAAATCAGCCACGACAATCGTCGCCAAGGCTGCGATCAGTTCCAGCGGACTGCCGGGCGGGCGAGTGTCTTGGACAATTTCCGGTTTGACGGCTCCGGTCGATTCTCCGATCGTCGGCCGCGGCGCATCGAAGGCGTCGTCCTGTAAATCGGTGGCATCCTCCGGTCCGTCTGCCATCGCCGGTCCGTCGCAAAGAGAATGAGATTCCGCTGCGGGGCTGCCCAGTCGGCACTGTAAGATCAATGTGCGATCCTGCCGTCTCATTAAACGCACGAGGCGTTGACCTCAGCCGAGGCCAAGCAATATCGCCGATTGACATTTGATCTGTCAAACGGCCTCGGGTTCCCCGAAATGGAAACGCGAGTCGGAAGTGCGGATCAACAGCTGGATGGGAGCGACGGACGAAGCATGTCTTCGACGCCGGTACGTCGGCTGAGTTTGCAGGCCGTCTTAAGATGCGGATCGCTGCGCAATTATGCTTTTGCGGGAGTCGGGTCATTAACACCGAGTAACTCCCGCAGCGGTTTGCGTTGCGCGGGGACGTGGCGTTCGATGCGGTCTTCGATCCGGTGCGCCATCTCTTCTTCCTCACGCTGTAAGAGGGCGCGGTGCCGCATGTGGGCGAGATAAGCCAGGCCCGCGTAGGAGACGACCCCGGAGGCAGCGGCGCCGAAGACCAGCATGTGATCGGTCGGAGGGAGCATGTCGCCCACGAGCATCCCGAATAAGAACCCGCTTAAGACGAGGATCGTCATCGGGGTAATGAGCGGGCGGTCTTCGGTGGGGCGGGCATCGGTCGGGTTGGACATGACGGCATCCGAGGAAAAACGGGGCGCAGACATCGAACCCTAGTTCACGTTCGGCGGCGATGCGTCCGGTTGCAGGAGGTGATGCCATTTTGCAACAGCCTTTCGATGACTTTAACGGTTGTATCGATTGGGGCGACCCACGCTGATCGGCGGTGACGCCCGTCCTATCGTGAGCGACGGATCGATTCGATGGGGATATCGAGGGCGGACCGCGCCGGCTCGATGTCAGCCAAGAATCGTAGGGCGTCAGTGTAATATCCCTTGGTCGGCCTTAAGTCTTGGACGTGATCGGACCAAAATGAATTGAATCGCAGCATCGCGATCTCGCGGACGTACTTCGCGATGATCGACGCGGCGGCCGTCGGCAGGTCCCGTTCTCCCTTGGCGGAAAAGCGAAACTCCGTCTGGCCAAGCCGATAGCGACTGCATTGCCGGGACTCTTGAAGACCGACCGGCAACTCGCCGAAGACATCGGCCAGCATGTCGCCGTAGCGGTCTCTGCCACCATGCTTATCAGCAAGCACCAGTGCCGATTCATCGCCGTCAACCGCATGGGTTGTCAGGATCTTATTGATGAGTCGCAAGGTGACGTCGCTCAGCAGGCGACCCTTTCCATTTCTCTCAGCGACGAGATTGTTAAATTCACTCGGTGAGAGAATGGCCGCTCGGGCGGAGAGTAGGCGGACGCCACAGGCCTCTCCGGTCTTGTCGAGGCGTCTGCTTAAGCGGGTAGCTTCATCGCGATTAAGACTTGTTGGCACGGTAACGGAGCAGCTGGGGACTTCCCACGGTGCATTGCTATCAAGGTTGCCCGACAGGAAGTTGTTTAACTCCGCATCATTCGTTGCGTCACTTCCGCACGAAGTGAGCAGCGACAGCGCAGACCGCTCCAATGGGCCGAGTCCGCGAGACGCCGAATGGACTTTTTTGGAGTCATTAATATGCAATCGCTGTTGCTCGGCACGCTTCGGGCTGACGATGTCGTCGAGACGGGTCCACAGTTCGGCGGTGTCGCATTCGCCTTTGACCGACCAGACCGTCGCGCCGACAACCAGCGGCCCCAACAGCGGCCCGTACCCGGCTTCATCGACACCTAAGACCAACATCGTTCTCGTACTTTTTCAGCGTTGACTGCTCGTGTATGTAAGACGGAGTTAATTCAGAGATGGCTGCCTCAGCCCTTCATCAATAGCCGAACTCTGACTTTTAACTTCTAACTTCTGTCTTCTAACTTCTGTCTTCTGCCGTCGTTCCTTGGCGGGCACAGCCCGGCTTAAGGGGCGCTTCTGCCAAGTATCGACAGTTTAGAGTTATTCGCGGACGAACCGGAGCTTACCGAAGTCGGCCGGGGTTCTCGCCTCGCCGCCGTCGCCCGTCCAAGTCTGAACGCCGAGCGTCGGTGCGATCCGGCGGATGCTGACATTCCAAGTTCGGCCCGGTTTCGGACCACCACCAAGATCGGCGAATGCAACGGCGGCTTCGATTCGCCAGCGAGAATCATCCGCTTCGGAGGCAACATACCACCGCGGATCCCATGTGTGGTCACCCCAGCAGTCGTCGCTGGTATGACCGCGGTGATCGACTTCGAGTCGAAACCACGTCAGCGCGTCGCCATCGACGTCGATCTGAAAGACCAGTCGGTCTTCGTCCGACAGGTCCTCATCCCGCTTCCGTCCGACGCGTTCAATGTTCGATGTTTGGAATCGAGGCAGCCGGGGAATGGAACCGGCAAGATACAGGAATTCGCTATCATGCGCGCAGAATAGCATCGGCTCGCCTTTGAGATGCCGGGAATCGGGTGACGCCAAGCGAATTTCATTGGCGTCGAGCCAGCAGGGGTCGGAGAGCAACCCGTCCAGTCGCGGGGCACGGGCGAAGCGGCATTTCACGCTGGTTGCACTTTGCAGCGTGTCATTGCCGATCGTTGATTCCGCGACGGCGGCGTTCCACGCATCGTTGGCACCCGACCCGGTCATCCCGGCGACCAAGTCGGCGGGGCGTTCGAGCAGGCCACGATTGGCTAACGTCAGCAATGGCAAAGCGGCCTGCGGGCGTTGCGACCAGCGGCCTTCATTCTTGTCCATCAACTTCCACAGCAGAATCGATTTCTTGTCCCAGCGATCAGAAAGACCGAGGTCGACCTCGGTTCGCTCGACCTTCACGCCGGACGAAATGGGCGTACTTCGACGTGCGGTTGCGGCGGCAGTCGTTGCGCGATGAAATCGCGGCTCGGCTCCTAAGCGAAGGGCGACTAGAAAGTCGGCCGCATCGGTTCGCAAGTCGGGCCAGCCCGGGTGATCGACGATTACCTCGGCCAGTTTTTCGGCGGCATCCCATTCATTCCGTGCCAGCAGCGTTTCGAACAAAGACCCGACCAACCGCTGCGAAACCGCGGGCGGTAGCCTTTCGACGATCTGCAAAATTGAAGAGTGCAATGCCGCGCGGCGTTGCGGGTCGTGTAGTTGCCGGGCTGAGACGGCTTGCCATGTCTTCCAAAGCATCAATTGTGATCGCGTCAGGCCGTCGCGCTCGCAGCCGGGAACAGGCCGGCGCGCCGGCGAATCGGGCGGTAAATCGAGACCGTCGAACAGTCGACCCGCAGCGGTGCCGACCGCGCCTGCTGTGCCGTCAAAGCGGCGAAAGTCCTCTCGCAGAGGATGTGCAGCATCTGAGGTGCGGATCGATGACGCCCGAGCGAGAGTCGGGAGGATTTTCCCCGCTTGCTCGGGTGAAAGTGAAAGCGGATCGAGCCGAACCTCGCCCTGTCCGCCCCGCAAGCGGATGTGAACTCGTTCGACCCGCCACGGCTGTAAGCCGGCTTTCGCGACGAGCTCATGCTGTCGGGTCGGGTCGGCCGCCTGCTCCATTGCGGCGAGGATGGCGCGGTTGAGCAGGGTGGTGAGCGCATCGCGTTCGGTCGGTTGATCCAGGATGACTACCGAGGGCCGCCAAGTTCGCAGCGTGACGACCAACGATCGCAGCAGAGTCGGTTCGACGTGACCGTCGGTGAGGGCGTTCCATTCGGCGATCAGTCGCCGATCGTCGCGGCGGATACCGGGAATTGAGATCGGGAATCGCCAATCGATTTCGGCTGCGCAGCCGTCGGCGGCGGAGGCGACATCCTCAGCCGCGAGGTCTTCGAATCGCGCGATCGGCTCGGCTGGGCCGGAATCGCGCCGCACGGGGACGGACGAGACATGTCGATATCCGCCGAACTGCCCGGCGAATGCGGGCAGGACCGGCGAGATGTCATCGGGCGAAGCATGAAAGCTGAGTGCTGCGGCGCGGCGACCACCGCCGCGAACCGCTTGCC contains:
- a CDS encoding YCF48-related protein, with the protein product MSRLLVRLVFLTAVLLAGSGHLTAAEPTPCSRDDAMLRDITLLGSNYGWAAGDRGTIWKTIDGGQTWELLSTGTDLPLRSICFVTDRVGWAVGGESLPSTLDGEPRSRGCLLATTDGGATWEVSFPDRIPRFQAVRFFDLQTGIAACDPSRRCPSGLVRTVDGGKTWEPLTGTANASWRAAAFASPETAILGGTNGTLRIAVDGSLVEARAESLRLRGIHAITFDADAAVPSGWAVGDGGVILTTTSGIGWQRADASLPPAAEDVFDLWAVAQLGENIWVAGRPGTIVWHSSDGGKSWFPQDTGQSVPIRDIAFSSPEHGIAVGAAGMILKTNDGGAHWQAVRGGGRRAAALSFHASPDDISPVLPAFAGQFGGYRHVSSVPVRRDSGPAEPIARFEDLAAEDVASAADGCAAEIDWRFPISIPGIRRDDRRLIAEWNALTDGHVEPTLLRSLVVTLRTWRPSVVILDQPTERDALTTLLNRAILAAMEQAADPTRQHELVAKAGLQPWRVERVHIRLRGGQGEVRLDPLSLSPEQAGKILPTLARASSIRTSDAAHPLREDFRRFDGTAGAVGTAAGRLFDGLDLPPDSPARRPVPGCERDGLTRSQLMLWKTWQAVSARQLHDPQRRAALHSSILQIVERLPPAVSQRLVGSLFETLLARNEWDAAEKLAEVIVDHPGWPDLRTDAADFLVALRLGAEPRFHRATTAAATARRSTPISSGVKVERTEVDLGLSDRWDKKSILLWKLMDKNEGRWSQRPQAALPLLTLANRGLLERPADLVAGMTGSGANDAWNAAVAESTIGNDTLQSATSVKCRFARAPRLDGLLSDPCWLDANEIRLASPDSRHLKGEPMLFCAHDSEFLYLAGSIPRLPRFQTSNIERVGRKRDEDLSDEDRLVFQIDVDGDALTWFRLEVDHRGHTSDDCWGDHTWDPRWYVASEADDSRWRIEAAVAFADLGGGPKPGRTWNVSIRRIAPTLGVQTWTGDGGEARTPADFGKLRFVRE